The Mesorhizobium sp. M3A.F.Ca.ET.080.04.2.1 genome contains the following window.
GAAGCCGACCTGAACGAAGCGACGCTGAGGGCAAGCATGCAGAAGGGCCTGATCGCCCAGGCATCGGACCCCGCCACCACGGCCGCCATCACCGGCAGCGAAGAACCGGCCCTGCTTTACTCGTTGGTGCGGGTTGCCGACGGCAAGACCAGCGAAATAGACGCCAAGGAAGACACGCCGGTGCTGCCGGGCGACGTGATCAAGGTGAAGCTGGCGCCGACGGCCAGCCAGTAGCCAGGTTGCCGTCGCCCTGCGCAGGAGGGCGGGCGAAGGAGGGGAGGACGAAGGAGAAGGTCGCTTGCGCGAGGAGCGCGGGCGACGATTTGTTAGAGCGCCAAAGGCCTGGAATGCAGCCCGCCGCCCCGCGTCACGTCTATCTCAATCTCGATGCCATCCGCGGCGTGGCGGCGATCAGCGTGATGCTCTATCATTTCTCGCCGTTCCTTGCGGACGGCAAGGTGCTGCCGTCGAGCTATCTGGCGGTCGACCTGTTCTTCCTGCTCAGCGGCTTCGTCATTGCGCATGCCTATGACCGCAAGATCGAGAACGGCATGGGCTTCGGCGCCTTCGTTGCCATACGCCTGATCCGCCTCTACCCGCTCTACCTCGCCGGCACGCTGCTCGGCTTCTTCTATCTGATGGTGAAGAACCGGCTGATGCCGGGCGAGTATGTGCCGATGTCAGAGATCGGCTTGCAACTGACGACCGGAATGTTCTTCATCCCGCTGGTCGGCGAGGCCTATCACACGATCTTCCCGCTCAATCCTGCTTCGTGGTCGCTGTTCTTCGAGCTGATCGTCAACATCGCCTATGTCGCAATCTTCTTCCTGCTGTCGAAACGTGTCCTGACGGCATTGATCGCCGTCAGCCTGGTGCTGCTGATCGTCGCCTCTGTAGTGGCCGGCACGCTCGACTTCGGCATGACCGGCAAGACCATCATCAGCGGGCTGCCGCGCGTGACGTTCTCGTTCTTCCTGAGCGTGCTTCTGTGCCGGTCGATGGGGCGCTTCCAGGGCAGTCTCGGCTTCCTGAGGCGCGGCTTCTGGGTCGAGGCCGCTATCCTGCTCACGCTGGCGGTCTTTGCCATCGCACCAGCTGGCGGCACGCGCGTCGCCTACGACCTCGCCTGCATCGTGCTGGTGTTCCCGGTGATGGTCGTCACTGGCGCCCTGGGGCCTACCGCTTCGCTGCTGTCTGGCTTCTATGGCTGGCTGGGACGGATTTCCTACCCGATCTACATCATCCACACGCCAATGCTGATGATCATCGCCGGAGCCGGCAAGGCGGTGGCGGTCGACCCGTTCGCGCACCATCCCTGGTTCGGCATCGTCATGGCCGGTGCGGTCATCGTCATCGCCGACATCGCCACACGTCTCTATGACGAGCCGGTGCGGCGCTTCCTGCAGCGGCAGATGCAGCGCTCGCGAGCGGTGGCCTAAAGTGCGTCACGCTGAAACGGATCCAGGCGACGCGCTTTAAGCATTTGTTTGATGCATGTCGTTGTCTCCGAACCGCTGCACACTTGTGACCGACATGCATCAGAACGAAAGCCGCTGCTCAGACAGCCGCAGGCATGCGGCCGTTGGCGGCCTTTTCCTCCTGCACAGGAACATGCATCCGCCGGCGCCGGATGACCGGCATCGGCGCAAGCTTGAACAGGCCGTAATAGACAATGAAGGAGGCCGTGAAATAGGGGCCGAGGAGTTCGACCTCGAAGAAGGAGCGGATCAGCATCAGCCCGATCGCGCCGGCAAGCACCACCGAATCGGCATTCCAGTCACCGAACACCACCTTCGACACATGACCATAGAAGGCGCGCAGGATGACAAATGCCAGCATGGTGACGCCGATGAAGCCAAGCTCGACCAGGGTTTCAATATAGGTGTTGTGGAAATGGAAGCCGGTGCGGGTCGTGATGTAGAACTCAGCCCACAACCGTTCCGGATCGGCGAAACCCTGGACCCAGTAGGCGGCATAGCCATAGCCGAGCAGCGGGCGTTGCTGCGCCGCCTGCCAGCCCTGCTCCCAAAGATAGGTGCGGCCGGTGAGCGTCGAATCCTTGCCGAACAGGCCGAGCACGAAATCCAGCAGGCCAAGGTTCAAGGCAGCCGTAATGCCGGCGACCAGCGCGCCGGCGCCGACCACGAACAAGACGCGGCGGTAGCGGCGCGAGAGGACCTTGCTCATGGCTAGCAATGCGACGATGCCGATCACCGCCGGCAACGACGCGACGGAGGTCGCCGAGTGGGCGATCGCAAGCATATAGACCGACAGGAGAATGAGCGGAGCGGTCCAGAAGAAGCTCATCCAGTTGCGCCGGTAGAAGGCAAGGAAAACGAGGCTGAAAAAAATGCCGAGCGAAGAGAAGAAGCCTACCTGGTTCTTGGATCCGAAGGCGCCGACAAAATTGAAGGTGCCGTCCATGATGTCGAGCGCGTAAGCGCCGACTTTCAGTGAGTAGAGCAGCACGAAGAAAATTCCGATCAGCGAACCGAGCACAAGCGTACGGACGCTGATGGTGCGAGCGGCGACGAAGGCGCAGAGAATGTGGGAGGAATACTGCACCGCCGCCCGCGCGCTGGTGCCGGCCGCCTGCGACCAGAAGACCGACATGCAGACATAGACCGCGAAAAGGATCGGCAGCCAGGCGCTCGACAGATTCCAGGTAAAGCGCCGGTAGTCGACGAAGAGGAGCGGCAGCCAGACCGCATAATAGGCCAGGATGAGGATCTGGCCGAAATTGCTCGAATAGGCGAAGGCGAAGACAGAAACCGCAACGGCGAATGCCGCGTAGGCCTTGTTTGCGTCCGGGTCGATCAGAATGGATTTCGGAATTTTCATGCCGGATCTTTGTCCGTTGGGCCTCGAACGAGGGCGCAAGCTGGCGGTTGCCCCCCATTCATTGTGCACTGCAACATAACCTATCGCGCTATCGCCGGCGGCTCAACCGGGAAATGTGCTCGTGGCAAAAGGAACGCCGAGATGCTGTGTTGCACAACGAAACGGCCGGAATGGGGCAGGAGCGTTGCAATGGCCCCGGAGTGCGGCGAACTCTATTGCATTGCTTGATGCTGCTGGTGGGATCAAGAATACAGTGGTGAAGGATCGGCGGCGCAGGCTTCGCGCTCCGGTTTGCGATTGGAGGGAAACAAATGGCCAAGCCGCGAATCTTCTTGGGCTCTTCGGGGAAGCAGAAAAAGCTGCTGCAAGCGCTGGAACGAGGGCTTGGGGACATCGCCGATGTCGAACCCTGGACGACCTCCTTCAATCCCGGGACGACCACGCTGGAACGGCTGATCGAGCTTACTCGCGAGGTAGACTTCGCCGCGTTTGTGTTTGCCCAAGACGACTGGACAAGCGCAAGCCTGCCGGCATCGCCTGCCGCGGTACCCGCCCAAGCTTCTCCGCGAGACAATGTGGTGTTCGAAGCCGGACTGTTCGGTGGCGTGCTGGGAATGCGCCGTACCTTTATCCTGCATGCCAATGGCGCCAAGCTGCCCACCGACCTCCTCGGCCTGACGTCGGTGCGTTACGGCGAAGCAATGACCGCCGCGGAGATGAGAGCGATCAACCAGAAACTGCGGAACGCCATCGAGGCCGAGGGCCGCCTTGCCGGCATACAAGGCTTCTGGTGGCAATTTTCGCTGTCGGAGCGGACCACAAAGGAACCTTCCGCCGTAAGCCTTCTGCGGGTCTCGCGAGACCGCTCCGGCTCGCTGGAGCTGGCCGGTCGTTCGTGGCAGGAGAACGGCGCTCTGTCGGCCAGGTACTGGAGCGAAGCGTCGAAGGAGAGAAAGGACCCTTCCGGCATCTTCTACTATTGGAACGGGGAACGTCCGATGGACGTGAACGCAACCCAATTGTACGGAACAGGCGAGATAAAACTGGAGTCTGTCGATCGCGCGTCCGGCTACTTCACGA
Protein-coding sequences here:
- a CDS encoding acyltransferase; translation: MQPAAPRHVYLNLDAIRGVAAISVMLYHFSPFLADGKVLPSSYLAVDLFFLLSGFVIAHAYDRKIENGMGFGAFVAIRLIRLYPLYLAGTLLGFFYLMVKNRLMPGEYVPMSEIGLQLTTGMFFIPLVGEAYHTIFPLNPASWSLFFELIVNIAYVAIFFLLSKRVLTALIAVSLVLLIVASVVAGTLDFGMTGKTIISGLPRVTFSFFLSVLLCRSMGRFQGSLGFLRRGFWVEAAILLTLAVFAIAPAGGTRVAYDLACIVLVFPVMVVTGALGPTASLLSGFYGWLGRISYPIYIIHTPMLMIIAGAGKAVAVDPFAHHPWFGIVMAGAVIVIADIATRLYDEPVRRFLQRQMQRSRAVA
- a CDS encoding O-antigen ligase — encoded protein: MKIPKSILIDPDANKAYAAFAVAVSVFAFAYSSNFGQILILAYYAVWLPLLFVDYRRFTWNLSSAWLPILFAVYVCMSVFWSQAAGTSARAAVQYSSHILCAFVAARTISVRTLVLGSLIGIFFVLLYSLKVGAYALDIMDGTFNFVGAFGSKNQVGFFSSLGIFFSLVFLAFYRRNWMSFFWTAPLILLSVYMLAIAHSATSVASLPAVIGIVALLAMSKVLSRRYRRVLFVVGAGALVAGITAALNLGLLDFVLGLFGKDSTLTGRTYLWEQGWQAAQQRPLLGYGYAAYWVQGFADPERLWAEFYITTRTGFHFHNTYIETLVELGFIGVTMLAFVILRAFYGHVSKVVFGDWNADSVVLAGAIGLMLIRSFFEVELLGPYFTASFIVYYGLFKLAPMPVIRRRRMHVPVQEEKAANGRMPAAV
- a CDS encoding TIR domain-containing protein, with protein sequence MAKPRIFLGSSGKQKKLLQALERGLGDIADVEPWTTSFNPGTTTLERLIELTREVDFAAFVFAQDDWTSASLPASPAAVPAQASPRDNVVFEAGLFGGVLGMRRTFILHANGAKLPTDLLGLTSVRYGEAMTAAEMRAINQKLRNAIEAEGRLAGIQGFWWQFSLSERTTKEPSAVSLLRVSRDRSGSLELAGRSWQENGALSARYWSEASKERKDPSGIFYYWNGERPMDVNATQLYGTGEIKLESVDRASGYFTTRSGKDPKMDARTSGTYLRADPEDLTILDGPDNQRRVDLIAERLSHWKSIKNV